The genomic segment CACTTGTGTTCTACGTTTGAGTCACTGTTTATGGCATAGGTGAGAAGAGATCCATGGAGTCCAGCTCACTGTGGTCCAGTTCAGTCTCAAGAAGAAGTCCAGAGCATCATACCAAACTCAAGTCCGTGTCCTAACAGGACCGTTCAGATATTAAAGGAGCCTTTAGTCACATTTGTCCcagcttaaaaaagaaaaatgaccgCTGCACCAAACGTCTCACAGCCTTACTTTAAATCAGGATCTTTTCATTGAAACTTAATTCCTGGGCGATTTATGAGCTGTGTCTTAATGAAGCAGCTGCATTTGAAGACAGATCGCGTCACAGTGGCGATGACCCACTCTGAAGGCTCATTCAGTTGCAGCGATAAATGCGTCCGACAGATCCCGAGACTCATTTCACGACAATCGACACTTTTCAATGTAATGATTGGTTTCAACTTAGTCAAAAAGAAATGGCCATGAAACTTTAACTTAGAAGATAATTGACGTCAGTTATGTTGGCTGGTTCTGGTGTAGCTGTCaaggttgctaggcaacaggaGGGACGCCTAGTAGCGCCATAGGGTGAGTGCAGGAACAGCTAGTGATGCAAACAGGACACCGCCTCTGAAGGCCCGGCCCCTCCAAGGAGGATGCAGCCATCGTTCTCCTCAACAGTGTggctgcatttctttttttcctccactaGATGGCCATAGGGCAATTATCTGTGTGCATCGTTTGAACCATTTGTATACATCTTTTATGGAGATTTACGATCCAGCGGGTCGTATTTGACGTGTTTGTCTCTCTGGATATTTGATGAAATTTAACTaatgtatctttatttttaaatcgccaaatgtgattttaatcactGCTGTTCCGCTGTAAAACTGAAGTGTAGTCGTATGGAGGCATGCCGGTTCCTCGGTTAGTCTCGAGCAGGAGGTTCATCCAGCAGCAGTGGCCGAACTGGAACTGGTGATTATTTTGGAAGTGATCAGGTCACAGTGTGGCACTAAGCTGTTTATTTTGGGCTCTGCCTTTCAAAGTGTCCACAAAGCCCTCACAAAGCCTGTGTGAGCTGCTCCGTCAGCTCAGCTGTCAAACGCCGCTCATAAGCTTCCTCGCAGATACCTGATGTCCTGTGTGTCATCATGGAATGGCTTCTTGGCCTCCTGCTGCGTATTCAGCAAGTCTGTTCTCCAGCAACCTGCTGCAGGAGACAgccatcaatctttatttggCTGAGTCTCAACTCTTTGTGAGTAACCTCTGAGAGTCCTTTCTGGCTAATTCTTCTCTCTTTGTGCTCCTTTTTGAGGTCCAGCAGCAGATGTTCTGTGTTTGGAACATCTCTTTGTTATCATTTGACAAAAACATCTGTAAAGCTTTCTGAAACTTGTTACACTTACACTTCTTTTTGTTGCCCCATGCCATGAACTTAACAAACTTTCAACATGAAACAATAGCAGGAATAACCCACGAAAGAGCATTAGGGCTACAAATAGGAcggttctttttttattcatcgtTCTGAGAATGAGGTTCAAATGTCGAGATGTGTTTTAGGCCAAGTTATGAACGAAAGAAAGCaagattttaaagatattttttgacGCTTCATTTTGAGAATAAGTCAATATAGTgagcaaaaaagttgaaatgttaaCAATGTAATAATCTTCCTACCGAAGCCCAaagaggacatgcatccatacattttacgATACTCCGCAGTAACACAGTGAGATCATTTCAGTTGTTGTCCTCTTCAGCCGTATGTTCCCTCAGTCATATGTTCCTTTCAGCCCTATTTTCCCTCAGCCTTATGTTTCCTAAACCCTATTTCCCCTCAAACCTATGTTCCCttagccctatgttccctcaggcTAATGTTCCCTAAACCCTATGtcccctcagccctatgtttcCTCGATAATATTTTTTATGCAACAACACGTTATGTGCTTTAAAGAAGGGCGAGCCCTGATGCTGGGGGAACAAAGGCCCAAGGGAACATAGGAGttagggaacatagggctgaggaaATATAGGACTGAGGGTACACAGGACTCAGCGAACATAGTGATGACCCcagaacaaaaagtgaaattaaaagTATGGATGCACGTCCTCTTAGGGTGTCCGTATCTTCCAGTGTTAGTGCCAGACATAAGATGAAGTGATGACGATAGAACGAAGACGCTTTCTGAATTTTTCAAAGTCAAATCAGAGTCAAAGTGTGCTGATCAGATGTTGACCAGTAAGTGATAAAGTGACGTttgaaagaaaaggaaggagagaagatTTCATGACGTTTGACTACTATTAACATGCAAAAACATCTTTATCGCTTCTTCTTTCTTGCTTTAATCAAATATGGTAAGAATGATAAAATTATATTCTCATTATTGTCAAGGTTTCCTGATCTACCGGGATTAAAGTGCTTTACATGTTTACTTTGACCCTCAGCATGACTACAGAGAGAAACAAGGCAACCAATCCAGAAATGGAAGCAAACTGAAGATGTGGATGCTCTACTCTCACAATGTGAGCACAGTAGAGCACCTCCCGTCATCTCCTCCGTGTGGGAGGTAACAGTCTCTgcctgtcctcctcctgcctcctctcCACCCGCTTCATCTTGTAGTTCCACTTGGGGAGCTGCAGGTGGTTGTGGTTACCACTGTGTCCCAGTTTGTCAGGTATGAAGCTTGGGGACGGTGCTTTGCAGAGCCTCACTTTGGGAACCACGATCCCCGGCCGCACgctgctcctcctcatcatgTTCAGAGGCAGCAGGCTGGCTCGTCTGAACGCCACCGAGGACGCGGCGGCCACGTCGCTCAGCAGCTGCGGCTGGAGGCTGGCCCTCCGATCCTTCACTTTGGGGATGAGGAGGACCCGAGAGTTCTGGAAAAATCTCTTGTAGTGGTTTAGTCTGTCAGGACCGAGGCGCTTCAGCTCGGCAACACGCTGCCTCCTCAGGATCTCCGGCACGGCGTAACGGCGCTTCCCAATACACGGGGGACTGCCGGGACTCACCGTGTGGCAAGCCGTGGCAATGATGGGACTGGAGAGACAGGTGGTGAGTCGGACCATGTGGTCGAGGACGCCGTCATCTAAAGTGTTCaccttgttgttgatataaaaCCTATATGGGCAGCAGGACAGGAAGTTGAGCAAACGCCTCCAACAGGACTGCGGTTCTTGAGCCTGGGCCACCAGCTCCTGCACAACGAGATCAAACATTGAAGTTTAGAGGAATCATCAGGAACGAAAACACCTTCTCAATCCGTGTAGTGGGGGGTATAAAAAGCATTAAGTGGTGAAGTCATGATCAATGTTTTTAACCTCCAGCATGGGCCACTCCAGGGAGAAGGAGTCGCAGAACTGCTCAGCGCAGGGCTTTGCCATCAGACGGTACATCAGGTACGCTGTCTCGTATCGACCGGTGAAGAGAGCCCACTCCCTGGGCGTCATCCTGCGGCCGTTGTCCCGTGCCTGAATATCTCCGCCTGGacacaaaaatagtttttcagTACCCACAGAGTAGATAAAAATCACCGTTAGTGCTTCCTGGATAAACTCTACTACTAAACAAGCACATACCATTCTCATCCTTCATCGCTATATGCACAAAGTACATTTTTGCTCTTATATAAACCCCCACAAGAGTGTCCCTACTCATACCCACAGTTACTGACCAACAGGTCGTTTTagacacaaaagaaaatgtatcacAGGGTACAACAAACACATGCCTCCTGATTTCCTAAGTGAAGGTTTTTTTCATCTGCATCCCCAAGCAGACTTTCTTAGAACTCTTACTCcatcaataacaacattttCACTGAACATCTTATATCGCTGTTATTTCAAAGCCCTGCTGCAGGAGTGGTTTGGAGATAATGAAGGTCACTGTGAGATGCAAAAAGCCATGACACACGTCACAGAATATATGTATAAAAGTTTTCATAGAGGAAAAAAGAATGTGTGGAATGTGTCCTGTGTTTTACCATTTAACATGAGGGCCCTGACACACTCAGCGCGGCCCTGCATGGCCGCCTTCATCAAAGCTGTGAAGCCGTGACAGTTCCTCCTCTCGATGTCCAGCCCGGGGAAGTAGTTGAGGAGGTAGTTAGAGATGAAGATATGACctgcaaagaaaagagaaatatttAGAGAACACTCAGTCTGTTTAAAACTCTCTTGAAGCTTCTCTCATGAACTTTCGCTGTTCTCTGAACATCTCCCCCATgctatcttttttcttttttcaaacacatcactcaCATTGAAAAGTTTCTTCAATGTGATGTGTCCTCAGGGATACCGATGTGTGTCACCACTGTATGCCTCTTTGGCCACAAAGTAAGGTAAAGATAAGACACACTTATTATCCAAGTACAATAAGGGTTTGGTTTGTAGTGCTAACATGCTAGTTATATGATggttaaatgataaatggacctgagcttgtaTGTTTCTTGTCTAGTctacctacacattcacagactgatggtagaggctgctgtgtaaagagtccatcagtattaactcatccattcatacacattcacacactgatggtagaggctgctgtgtcaagagtccatcagtattaactcatccattcatacacattcacacactgatggtagaggctgctgagtaaagagtccatcagtattaactcatccattcagacacattcacacactgacggtagaggctgcagtgtgaagagtccatcagtattaactcatccattcagacacattcacacactgacggtagaggctgctgtgtgaagagtccatcagtattaactcatccattcagacacattcacacactgacggtagaggctCCAGtttgaagagtccatcagtattaactcatccatttatacacattcacacactgacggtag from the Labrus bergylta chromosome 4, fLabBer1.1, whole genome shotgun sequence genome contains:
- the ankrd33bb gene encoding ankyrin repeat domain-containing protein 33B, whose product is MVLITEEQSEGSKVRENGVSRGIGPGETNNMAMAKPVMAITTTDEDGREWDVPGEDDDEFVEADYTRNYWEDEDDIYQEFEELDFESLPDHSDTRSIVSDDSFYPPDNSDVHRLYRPPSPDSPEPISFFKACCNNNAIIVKIMIRQGVSEEEVRETDRNRRSGLIVACYHGYVDVVIALSHCPHLDVNWQDNEGNTALITAAQAGHIFISNYLLNYFPGLDIERRNCHGFTALMKAAMQGRAECVRALMLNGGDIQARDNGRRMTPREWALFTGRYETAYLMYRLMAKPCAEQFCDSFSLEWPMLEELVAQAQEPQSCWRRLLNFLSCCPYRFYINNKVNTLDDGVLDHMVRLTTCLSSPIIATACHTVSPGSPPCIGKRRYAVPEILRRQRVAELKRLGPDRLNHYKRFFQNSRVLLIPKVKDRRASLQPQLLSDVAAASSVAFRRASLLPLNMMRRSSVRPGIVVPKVRLCKAPSPSFIPDKLGHSGNHNHLQLPKWNYKMKRVERRQEEDRQRLLPPTRRR